In a single window of the Halomicroarcula saliterrae genome:
- a CDS encoding DHH family phosphoesterase, whose translation MYLVAAGDLVSLVEGLPGYASENPVEVAGVVVGLLVLVGGGFALYRYLTRSPVSRLKSILADYDAVTVLMHPNPDPDAMSSALAVDQLAAAGGTDANLCYTGEIRRPENRAFQTVLDLDFERVESVGDIDTDAVVLVDHNEPRGFAGAEEIDPVAVVDHHPGGGTGLDFTDVRPETGACATIFAEYFESLDWDFFEVDVALTDGGVDTADVPADAMPSHVATGLIYGIQSDTRSLTNGCSAADFAAAAYLYEGVDSDLLNRIANPQVDAEVLDVKSRAISERVVNAPYGFSDVGEVSNTDAIPQAADELETLEGVSAVVVIGEKEGIIRIAGRSRDDRVHIGRAIEAVVDDIPMAEGGGHARMGGGKIPIEYMDGIGPSEGVTREQLQERIFAAMAGER comes from the coding sequence ATGTATCTGGTGGCCGCTGGGGACCTTGTGAGTCTGGTCGAGGGGCTCCCGGGCTACGCCAGCGAGAACCCCGTCGAAGTCGCGGGTGTCGTCGTGGGCCTGCTGGTCCTCGTCGGCGGCGGGTTCGCCCTCTACCGCTATCTGACGCGGTCACCGGTCAGCCGGCTCAAATCGATACTGGCCGACTACGACGCGGTCACGGTTCTGATGCACCCCAACCCGGACCCGGACGCGATGTCGTCGGCGCTGGCCGTCGACCAGCTCGCGGCCGCCGGCGGGACCGACGCGAACCTGTGCTACACGGGCGAAATCCGCCGCCCGGAGAACCGCGCGTTCCAGACTGTGCTCGACCTCGACTTCGAGCGCGTCGAGTCGGTCGGTGACATCGACACAGACGCGGTCGTGCTCGTCGACCACAACGAGCCCCGCGGCTTCGCGGGGGCGGAGGAAATCGACCCGGTCGCCGTCGTCGACCACCACCCCGGTGGCGGCACCGGCCTCGATTTCACCGACGTGCGACCCGAGACCGGCGCGTGTGCGACCATCTTCGCCGAGTACTTCGAGTCGCTCGACTGGGACTTCTTCGAGGTCGACGTGGCGCTGACCGACGGCGGCGTCGACACGGCCGACGTGCCGGCGGACGCGATGCCCAGCCACGTCGCGACGGGGCTGATATACGGTATCCAGTCGGACACCCGGTCGCTGACGAACGGCTGTTCCGCCGCCGATTTCGCCGCGGCGGCGTACCTCTACGAGGGCGTCGACAGCGACCTGTTGAACCGCATCGCCAACCCACAGGTCGACGCCGAAGTGCTCGACGTGAAGTCCCGGGCCATCAGCGAGCGCGTGGTCAACGCACCCTACGGCTTCAGCGACGTGGGCGAGGTGTCGAACACCGACGCGATTCCCCAGGCCGCCGACGAACTGGAGACGCTGGAGGGCGTCTCGGCGGTCGTCGTCATCGGCGAGAAAGAGGGAATCATCCGCATCGCCGGCCGCTCGCGCGACGACCGGGTCCACATCGGCCGGGCCATCGAGGCCGTCGTGGACGACATCCCGATGGCCGAGGGCGGCGGCCACGCCCGCATGGGCGGCGGGAAGATTCCCATCGAGTACATGGACGGCATCGGCCCGAGCGAGGGCGTCACGCGCGAACAGCTCCAGGAGCGCATCTTCGCGGCGATGGCCGGCGAGCGCTGA
- a CDS encoding NUDIX hydrolase, with amino-acid sequence MDFDRVTAHDPVTVEGEEREAAIVVPVVTRTDEARVLFTKRADHLSDHPGQMAFPGGGREPEDADLLATALREADEEIGLTPNAVRVVGRLDDIRTITRYSVRPFVGRIPDREYRPSDAEVAEVVTLSVSDLTDLDNYESEHRDHPHYGEVRLHFFYVDGYTVWGATAQMLVQLLELTTDWEVPAEPDRYADADDALPEQVRDEVQ; translated from the coding sequence ATGGACTTCGACCGGGTGACGGCCCACGACCCCGTAACGGTCGAGGGCGAGGAGCGGGAGGCGGCCATCGTCGTCCCGGTGGTCACCCGTACAGACGAGGCGAGGGTTCTCTTCACGAAGCGCGCCGACCACCTGAGTGACCACCCCGGACAGATGGCGTTCCCCGGCGGCGGCCGCGAACCCGAGGACGCGGACCTGCTGGCGACGGCGCTGCGCGAGGCCGACGAGGAGATCGGTCTGACGCCCAACGCGGTCCGCGTCGTCGGCAGACTGGACGATATCCGGACGATAACGCGCTACTCTGTGCGCCCGTTCGTCGGCCGTATCCCCGACCGCGAGTACCGCCCCAGCGACGCGGAGGTCGCCGAGGTGGTGACCCTGTCGGTGTCGGACCTGACCGACCTGGACAACTACGAGTCCGAGCACCGCGACCACCCGCACTACGGCGAGGTTCGGCTGCACTTCTTCTACGTGGACGGCTACACCGTCTGGGGGGCGACCGCACAGATGCTGGTCCAGCTGCTCGAACTGACGACCGACTGGGAGGTGCCCGCGGAGCCGGACCGCTACGCCGACGCCGACGACGCGCTGCCCGAACAGGTGCGTGACGAGGTGCAGTAG
- a CDS encoding Hsp20/alpha crystallin family protein translates to MMGIGESIGDAIFENLGRAAGRVQENKPLPADLLESEDAYLVVFDAPGATASDLQVRYVADRVEVRLDRFREFYDDYEMKYPGRGLALDGSVTLPEDAVVEAEAASATLKGDGTLHVRIPKAETDDEPVAEQTAHEAGEDADVAADADEE, encoded by the coding sequence ATGATGGGTATCGGCGAGTCCATCGGCGACGCCATCTTCGAGAACCTCGGGCGAGCCGCCGGCCGGGTCCAGGAGAACAAACCGCTGCCGGCGGATTTGCTGGAGTCCGAGGACGCCTATCTCGTCGTCTTCGACGCGCCGGGGGCGACGGCCAGTGACCTGCAGGTGCGCTACGTCGCGGACCGCGTCGAGGTGCGTCTCGACCGGTTCCGGGAGTTCTACGACGACTACGAGATGAAATACCCGGGCCGGGGGCTCGCCCTCGACGGGTCGGTGACACTGCCCGAAGACGCCGTCGTCGAGGCCGAGGCCGCCTCGGCGACGCTGAAAGGCGACGGAACGTTGCACGTCCGGATTCCGAAAGCCGAGACCGACGACGAACCCGTCGCGGAACAGACGGCCCACGAGGCTGGCGAGGACGCCGACGTCGCGGCCGACGCCGACGAAGAGTAA
- a CDS encoding NAD(P)/FAD-dependent oxidoreductase codes for MEVAVVGGGAVGLVVAGDLAARGTDVTLYERGALGSGATGRAAGLCYDAFADPTDAAVATRAIERYREWDLFTPCPYVWVARDERDARAVREQAAEMRALGLDVEELAPAALGERYPALGTDGLTACAVARTAGTLDPEAVVTRLAERARAAGATAHTETPATLAAQTTVETAAGTTSFDAVVVAAGPATKPLVAPLDVRLALNCYRAQALVTGPLDGRLPSLYDASRGYYWRPRDDGLLVGDGAHAVDPADCDPEADPEFVETTLGRIEAATALTPDVARAWAGCCTATPDRDPLVGPVADGLWVATGWQGHGLMRAPAIGEWLAERVRGESPRLDAPLSGSFDPTRFDGDEQFHPLGDPTADW; via the coding sequence ATGGAGGTCGCCGTCGTCGGCGGCGGGGCGGTGGGGCTCGTGGTCGCGGGCGACCTCGCCGCGAGGGGCACCGACGTCACGCTGTACGAGCGCGGTGCTCTCGGCAGCGGCGCGACGGGGCGGGCCGCGGGCCTCTGCTACGACGCCTTCGCGGACCCGACCGACGCCGCAGTCGCCACGCGCGCGATAGAGCGCTACCGCGAGTGGGACCTGTTCACGCCGTGTCCGTACGTCTGGGTCGCCCGCGACGAGCGGGACGCGCGGGCGGTCCGGGAGCAGGCCGCGGAGATGCGGGCGCTCGGCCTCGACGTCGAGGAACTCGCCCCCGCGGCGCTCGGCGAGCGGTATCCGGCGCTCGGCACCGACGGACTGACTGCCTGCGCTGTCGCACGCACCGCCGGGACGCTCGACCCCGAGGCGGTGGTCACCCGCCTGGCCGAGCGAGCGCGGGCGGCAGGGGCGACCGCCCACACCGAAACCCCCGCCACACTGGCCGCTCAGACGACCGTCGAAACGGCCGCGGGAACCACGTCGTTCGACGCCGTCGTCGTGGCCGCCGGTCCGGCGACGAAGCCCCTCGTGGCCCCTCTCGACGTCCGGCTGGCGCTGAACTGCTACCGGGCGCAGGCGCTGGTCACCGGGCCCCTCGACGGGCGGCTACCGTCGCTGTACGACGCGAGCCGCGGGTACTACTGGCGACCGCGGGACGACGGGCTGCTGGTCGGCGACGGTGCCCACGCTGTCGACCCGGCGGACTGTGACCCCGAGGCCGACCCGGAGTTCGTCGAGACGACGCTGGGGCGAATCGAGGCGGCGACGGCGCTCACCCCCGACGTGGCCCGCGCTTGGGCCGGCTGCTGTACGGCGACGCCCGACCGGGACCCGCTCGTCGGCCCCGTCGCCGACGGGCTCTGGGTCGCGACCGGGTGGCAGGGCCACGGCCTGATGCGCGCGCCGGCTATCGGGGAATGGCTCGCCGAGCGCGTCCGCGGGGAGTCGCCGCGGCTGGACGCGCCGCTTTCCGGGTCGTTCGACCCGACACGCTTCGACGGTGACGAGCAGTTCCACCCGCTGGGAGACCCGACGGCTGACTGGTGA
- a CDS encoding TIGR00341 family protein codes for MRLVQVVVPDERRDAIVSALREQELGVSTTKETSGEDDRTLISFVVPADAVEHVLEELRDVGFSDEWYIVSIETEFASYEGVDEVQNRWAKTPNRVAPRTLRSKAKDMRRNTRSYLWLMTLSTVIATAGLLIGSPAIVVGSMVLAPIVSPMLTASVGLVRDDQRMVFDSIRMQGVGLGLAVVGATAFSWLLKSVLAVPMELAVANVELIAIRFSPSLLSVVVGLAAGAAGSFSLATKGQVTIVGVMVAAALIPTAAAAGIGFAWGRPAVGVGSTVLLTMTIVAVNLGAFLTFKYLGYEPDTVDRGVFAVSGVRQTAALAATVIVVVAVVGAVGVGTYQQVTFERSVNAATTDVLQRDAYDELGVVSVTAEYVGIGPLFEPSTVTVTLSRTSERPYEQLPGALARAIDERTGERVTVAVRYRDYDRATAPTPQTPQPQPNTVLGFGP; via the coding sequence ATGCGTCTGGTGCAGGTCGTCGTCCCCGACGAGAGACGGGACGCCATCGTCTCGGCGCTCCGGGAGCAGGAGCTGGGCGTCTCGACCACGAAGGAGACCAGCGGCGAGGACGACCGGACGCTCATCTCCTTCGTCGTGCCCGCCGACGCCGTCGAGCACGTCCTCGAAGAGCTCCGCGACGTGGGGTTCAGCGACGAGTGGTACATCGTCTCAATCGAGACGGAGTTCGCCTCCTACGAGGGGGTCGACGAGGTCCAGAACCGGTGGGCGAAGACGCCGAACAGGGTCGCCCCGCGCACGCTGCGCTCGAAGGCCAAGGACATGCGGCGCAACACGCGGTCGTATCTGTGGCTGATGACGCTGTCGACGGTCATCGCGACCGCGGGACTGCTCATCGGCTCGCCGGCTATCGTCGTCGGCTCGATGGTGCTCGCCCCTATCGTCAGCCCCATGCTGACAGCGAGTGTCGGGCTCGTCCGTGACGACCAGCGGATGGTGTTCGACAGCATCCGGATGCAGGGCGTCGGGCTGGGGCTGGCCGTCGTCGGCGCGACGGCGTTCAGCTGGCTGCTCAAATCCGTCCTCGCGGTCCCCATGGAGCTCGCCGTGGCCAACGTGGAACTGATAGCCATCCGGTTCTCGCCGAGCCTCCTCTCGGTCGTCGTCGGGCTGGCGGCGGGTGCGGCCGGCTCTTTCAGCCTCGCCACCAAGGGTCAGGTCACCATCGTCGGCGTGATGGTCGCCGCGGCGCTCATCCCCACGGCGGCCGCCGCCGGCATCGGCTTCGCCTGGGGCCGGCCCGCCGTCGGCGTCGGGAGCACTGTCCTGCTGACGATGACCATCGTCGCGGTAAACCTCGGCGCCTTTCTCACGTTCAAGTATCTGGGGTACGAGCCGGACACCGTCGACCGGGGCGTCTTCGCCGTTTCGGGGGTCCGCCAGACCGCCGCGCTGGCCGCCACGGTCATCGTCGTCGTCGCTGTGGTCGGGGCCGTCGGCGTGGGGACCTACCAGCAGGTGACATTCGAGCGGTCGGTCAACGCGGCGACGACGGACGTGCTCCAGCGGGACGCCTACGACGAGCTGGGCGTCGTCTCGGTCACCGCGGAGTACGTCGGCATCGGGCCGCTGTTCGAGCCGTCGACGGTGACGGTGACGCTCTCGCGGACGAGCGAGCGCCCCTACGAGCAGTTGCCCGGCGCGCTCGCCCGAGCCATCGACGAGCGGACCGGCGAGCGCGTGACGGTCGCCGTCCGCTATCGCGACTACGACCGGGCCACGGCGCCGACACCGCAGACCCCACAGCCCCAACCAAACACCGTTTTAGGCTTCGGGCCGTAA
- a CDS encoding aldo/keto reductase, with protein sequence MATREGTWAYRNDHDDFARTFYRRFGDGVVSSIGVGTYLGDATDERDEAYGEAIRTALESGINVVDTAINYRHQRSERVVGTALADADIDRSAAVVATKGGFVPFDGERPDNPGAYVKREYVDTGLVDRADLVGGQHCIAPAFIDDQLDRSLSNLGLDTVDCYYVHNPETQLAEKSRETVYDQLEATFERLEARADEGDIAHYGVATWDAFRVPADHDSYLSLPEVVERARSAAESAGNTATHFRAIQLPFNVFMADAFTVQSHEGPEGPQSALWFAHEAGLDVFTSASMMQGRLAAEMPDSVEAKLEGETRAQRAINFARSAPGVTCSLVGTGSVEHARENVAAGSYEPLGADAFDAVFE encoded by the coding sequence ATGGCAACACGTGAGGGGACGTGGGCGTACCGGAACGACCACGACGACTTCGCACGGACGTTCTACCGGCGTTTCGGCGACGGCGTCGTCTCCAGCATCGGCGTCGGCACGTACCTCGGCGACGCGACCGACGAGCGCGACGAGGCCTACGGCGAGGCCATCCGGACCGCGCTGGAGTCGGGCATAAACGTAGTCGACACGGCCATCAACTACCGCCATCAGCGCTCGGAGCGAGTGGTGGGAACGGCGCTGGCCGACGCCGACATCGACCGGTCGGCGGCCGTCGTGGCGACCAAAGGCGGGTTCGTTCCATTCGACGGCGAGCGCCCCGACAACCCCGGGGCGTACGTCAAACGCGAGTACGTCGACACCGGGCTCGTCGACCGGGCGGACCTCGTAGGCGGGCAACACTGTATCGCCCCGGCGTTCATCGACGACCAGCTCGACCGCTCGCTGTCGAATCTGGGCCTCGACACCGTCGACTGCTACTACGTCCACAACCCGGAGACGCAGCTGGCCGAGAAGAGTCGCGAGACCGTCTACGACCAGCTCGAAGCGACGTTCGAGCGACTGGAGGCGCGTGCCGACGAGGGCGACATCGCCCACTACGGCGTGGCGACGTGGGACGCCTTCCGCGTGCCAGCGGACCACGACAGCTACCTCTCGCTGCCGGAAGTCGTCGAGCGTGCGCGGTCAGCGGCCGAGTCGGCGGGGAACACGGCGACGCACTTTCGGGCGATTCAGTTGCCGTTCAACGTGTTCATGGCCGACGCGTTCACCGTCCAGTCACACGAGGGTCCGGAAGGTCCACAGTCGGCGCTGTGGTTCGCCCACGAGGCCGGGCTGGACGTGTTCACGAGCGCCTCGATGATGCAGGGCCGGCTAGCCGCGGAGATGCCGGACAGCGTCGAAGCGAAGCTGGAGGGGGAGACTCGCGCCCAGCGGGCCATCAACTTCGCCCGCAGCGCGCCGGGTGTGACCTGTTCGCTCGTCGGGACGGGGTCCGTCGAGCACGCGCGAGAGAACGTGGCCGCGGGCAGCTACGAACCGCTCGGCGCCGACGCGTTCGATGCCGTCTTCGAGTGA
- a CDS encoding MFS transporter, which produces MIFVINLARVVFAPLIEPIRTATGASDATLGLLATLVWVGSAVPRLPTGLLLTRVSRARAILVSGGILTLGTASTALTSDPRLLLAGAFVMGTASGVYLVAANPLISELFRESPGRALGLHGVASQLAAVAAPGLVTVALAVGDWRTTLLAMAVGSAVMTVVFTLVARRTTFPEAGQQDTDFFRAVRAQWPIVLTAIATLGLTTLVWNGVFNFYVTYMGTVGIDGTAGRTLLQVVFAAGVPAFYLSGRLADRLPAVPYLLAILGAFTGCILLLPAVRGFWPLAALSVVMGYVIHSIFPAVDTYLLGSLPDRHRASAYAAYGAGMMLIQAPGSLLVGLLRDAGVPFATIFEWMGGGLVALLAVLLVLHADGRLPETARAGTE; this is translated from the coding sequence CTGATATTCGTCATCAATCTCGCTCGCGTCGTGTTCGCGCCGCTCATCGAACCCATCAGAACCGCTACCGGCGCCAGCGACGCCACCCTCGGACTGCTGGCGACGCTCGTCTGGGTCGGCAGCGCGGTGCCGCGCCTGCCGACTGGCCTCCTGCTGACGCGGGTGAGCAGAGCCCGCGCGATTCTCGTCTCCGGCGGGATACTGACACTGGGGACGGCCTCTACCGCCCTGACGAGCGACCCGAGGCTGTTGCTCGCGGGCGCGTTCGTCATGGGCACCGCGAGCGGCGTCTACCTCGTCGCGGCCAACCCGCTCATCAGCGAGCTGTTCCGCGAGTCGCCCGGACGGGCGCTGGGGCTCCACGGCGTCGCGAGCCAGCTCGCCGCGGTGGCCGCCCCCGGTCTCGTCACCGTCGCCCTCGCCGTCGGCGACTGGCGGACGACGCTGCTGGCGATGGCCGTCGGGTCGGCGGTGATGACCGTCGTGTTCACGCTCGTCGCCCGCCGGACGACGTTCCCCGAGGCCGGTCAGCAGGACACGGACTTTTTCCGAGCGGTCCGCGCGCAGTGGCCTATCGTCCTCACCGCGATCGCCACGCTCGGCCTGACGACGCTGGTCTGGAACGGCGTGTTCAACTTCTACGTCACGTACATGGGCACGGTCGGCATCGACGGGACCGCCGGGCGGACGCTCCTGCAGGTCGTCTTCGCGGCCGGCGTCCCGGCCTTCTACCTCAGCGGCCGGCTGGCCGACCGGCTCCCGGCGGTTCCGTACCTGCTCGCCATCCTCGGGGCCTTCACCGGCTGTATCCTCCTCCTGCCCGCCGTCCGCGGGTTCTGGCCGCTGGCCGCGCTCAGCGTCGTCATGGGCTATGTCATCCACAGCATCTTCCCGGCGGTCGACACCTACCTGCTGGGCTCGCTCCCGGACCGCCACCGGGCCAGCGCCTACGCGGCCTACGGCGCGGGGATGATGCTCATTCAGGCCCCCGGGAGCCTCCTCGTCGGCCTCCTGCGGGACGCGGGCGTCCCCTTCGCCACCATCTTCGAGTGGATGGGCGGCGGGCTGGTCGCGCTGCTGGCCGTGCTCCTCGTCCTCCACGCCGACGGTCGGCTCCCCGAGACGGCGCGGGCGGGGACAGAGTGA
- a CDS encoding DUF7109 family protein, whose amino-acid sequence MELTPDELAGVVDTVGPVTREELVRACGELAFKRGKEGEAFEAAVESALASYHLVEVADHGAEPDAALVVVGPTAFPALPDGAEDLPHILDVPGRTVAREAMARAAEARFREDAAAAVRDGDDERIETLLDVSYDLEAWGPVDLATARGHLDEATHAN is encoded by the coding sequence ATGGAGCTGACACCGGACGAGCTCGCCGGGGTCGTCGATACCGTCGGGCCGGTCACGCGCGAGGAGCTCGTGCGGGCCTGCGGGGAGCTCGCGTTCAAACGGGGCAAAGAGGGCGAGGCGTTCGAGGCGGCCGTCGAGTCGGCGCTCGCGAGCTACCACCTGGTCGAGGTCGCCGACCACGGCGCCGAGCCCGACGCCGCGCTGGTCGTCGTCGGCCCGACCGCCTTCCCGGCGCTGCCCGACGGGGCCGAGGACCTCCCGCATATCCTCGACGTGCCCGGACGGACGGTGGCTCGCGAAGCGATGGCCCGGGCGGCCGAGGCGCGGTTCCGCGAGGACGCCGCGGCGGCGGTCCGGGACGGCGACGACGAACGCATCGAGACGCTGCTGGACGTGAGCTACGACCTCGAAGCGTGGGGCCCGGTCGACCTGGCGACGGCGCGTGGCCACCTCGACGAGGCCACCCACGCGAATTAA
- a CDS encoding ABC transporter ATP-binding protein: MADDGGFEGVRENVDGNPILKLVGYAKPYWLRLSVGVLAAFLTRFARLVPPIIVAAAIDRVILNSGEPGLLTAAGLLPAGAITGEAAKLAFLRRLVVIAAVAYLVRSATRFASRYLLQSSAQKIQRDLRNDTYDHLQHLSMDFFANHQTGGMMSILNSDINRLESFLNTEFRQVIRVVATVGGIAAVLTWYSPTLALIALAPVPIIGLASALFLQWIEPRYRGIRRTVSRLNTRLENNLSGVPVIKAFDRYDYENGRVTEQSQTYHDEKVAALRIRRAFFATLRLLTGVVFVVILYVAGTDFITAADSNRMLAGGGVFALFFLYLRRLYSPMRRVGKSANKYQLAKSSAERVFGLLGRDPAITDPEEPDTPEDIDGAVDFEDVTFGYGDGEPVLENVSLAVPAGATVGLAGATGAGKSTLLKLVPRFHDVNSGAVRVDGVDVREYGLQSLRDDIAVVEQNPYLFSGTVAENIAYGDRDVLDGEAAGEEGARERVREAARSAQAHEFVGDLPDGYDTEIGERGIKLSGGQRQRVAIARALLNDPAVIIFDEATSDVDTETERAIQASIERLVEDRTAFVIAHRLSTIQDADTIVVMEDGGIVERGSHDELLGAGGEYADLWAAQADEQAVSADD; encoded by the coding sequence ATGGCCGACGACGGCGGTTTCGAGGGCGTCCGCGAGAACGTCGACGGGAATCCGATACTGAAGCTCGTCGGCTACGCGAAACCGTACTGGCTCCGCCTGAGCGTCGGTGTTCTGGCCGCCTTCCTGACCCGGTTTGCCCGCCTCGTCCCGCCGATCATCGTCGCCGCCGCCATCGACCGCGTCATCCTCAACAGCGGCGAGCCGGGGCTGCTGACCGCTGCGGGGCTGTTGCCCGCGGGCGCGATTACCGGCGAGGCGGCGAAGCTCGCCTTCCTCAGACGGCTCGTCGTCATCGCCGCCGTCGCCTACCTCGTCCGGTCGGCGACCCGCTTTGCCTCCCGCTATCTGCTCCAGTCCTCGGCCCAGAAGATACAGCGGGACCTCCGAAACGACACCTACGATCACCTCCAGCACCTCTCGATGGACTTCTTCGCCAACCACCAGACCGGCGGGATGATGTCCATCCTCAACAGCGACATCAACCGGCTGGAGTCGTTCCTGAACACGGAGTTCCGACAGGTGATCCGCGTCGTCGCGACCGTCGGCGGTATCGCCGCCGTTCTCACCTGGTACTCGCCGACGCTGGCGCTCATCGCGCTGGCGCCGGTCCCGATAATCGGGCTGGCGAGCGCGCTGTTCCTGCAGTGGATCGAACCACGGTATCGGGGGATTCGCCGGACGGTCTCCCGGCTCAACACGCGACTGGAGAACAACCTCAGCGGCGTGCCGGTCATCAAGGCGTTCGACCGTTACGACTACGAGAACGGCCGAGTCACCGAACAGAGCCAGACCTACCACGACGAGAAGGTGGCGGCGCTGCGTATCCGCCGCGCCTTTTTCGCCACACTGCGGCTGCTGACCGGCGTCGTCTTCGTCGTTATCCTCTACGTGGCGGGGACCGATTTCATCACGGCCGCCGACAGCAACCGGATGCTGGCTGGGGGTGGCGTGTTCGCCCTCTTCTTCCTCTATCTCCGTCGCCTGTACTCGCCGATGCGACGGGTCGGCAAGTCCGCAAACAAGTACCAGCTCGCCAAGTCCAGCGCCGAGCGGGTCTTTGGCCTGCTGGGCCGGGACCCGGCCATCACGGACCCGGAAGAGCCCGACACGCCGGAGGACATCGACGGCGCCGTCGACTTCGAGGACGTCACCTTCGGCTACGGCGACGGTGAGCCGGTCCTCGAAAACGTCTCGCTGGCCGTGCCGGCCGGCGCGACGGTCGGACTGGCCGGCGCGACCGGCGCCGGCAAGTCGACGCTGCTGAAGCTCGTTCCGCGCTTCCACGACGTGAATTCCGGTGCTGTGCGCGTCGACGGCGTCGATGTCCGCGAGTACGGGCTCCAGTCGTTGCGCGACGACATCGCCGTCGTCGAGCAGAACCCTTACCTGTTCTCCGGCACGGTCGCCGAGAACATCGCCTACGGCGACCGGGACGTACTCGACGGTGAGGCGGCGGGCGAGGAGGGGGCTCGCGAGCGGGTCCGCGAAGCCGCCCGCTCGGCCCAGGCCCACGAATTCGTCGGGGACCTGCCCGACGGCTACGACACCGAAATCGGGGAGCGCGGTATCAAGCTCTCGGGGGGCCAGCGCCAGCGGGTCGCCATCGCCCGGGCGCTGCTGAACGACCCCGCGGTCATCATCTTCGACGAGGCGACAAGCGACGTCGACACGGAGACCGAACGGGCGATTCAGGCGAGCATCGAGCGCCTCGTCGAGGACCGCACCGCCTTCGTCATCGCCCACCGGCTGTCGACTATTCAGGACGCCGACACCATCGTCGTGATGGAGGACGGCGGAATCGTCGAGCGGGGCAGTCACGACGAACTGCTCGGGGCGGGTGGCGAGTACGCCGACCTCTGGGCGGCACAGGCCGACGAACAGGCGGTCAGCGCCGACGACTGA
- a CDS encoding DUF7559 family protein: MPDTLEVVCTDDDCTLDMFELHYTYDMPDDVGVTDFACPYCGGVDCIEAIEL; the protein is encoded by the coding sequence ATGCCAGATACGCTGGAAGTCGTCTGTACCGACGACGACTGCACGCTCGACATGTTCGAGCTCCACTACACGTACGACATGCCCGACGATGTCGGTGTGACGGACTTCGCCTGTCCGTACTGTGGCGGCGTTGACTGTATCGAGGCAATCGAGCTATGA
- a CDS encoding HVO_0758 family zinc finger protein: protein MDSVRKALRSGDVEKDSYGRLSCSACEEELATDNDPDEIGKQRVCPECESTWTELS, encoded by the coding sequence ATGGACTCGGTCAGAAAGGCCCTACGGAGCGGGGATGTCGAGAAAGACAGTTACGGGCGACTCTCCTGTAGTGCCTGCGAGGAGGAGCTGGCGACGGACAACGACCCCGACGAAATCGGGAAACAGCGGGTCTGTCCGGAGTGTGAGAGCACGTGGACGGAGCTTAGCTGA
- a CDS encoding DUF429 domain-containing protein: MSAGVLGVDFSGASAAGEALWVTEATQTPVGVRIEECYRAADRWGRDRGDAHAGLVDRITAADVRTVGLDFPFSLPQTLLDAQCGGEWSGFLSWVASEGGPADPAAFSDACRHTAEMIAGKRDIRRETDARRGALCPYTNRVRSMTYHGARDVLGRLAERADTAVVPMQDGTGAATSVCEVYPAATFGWLGAYREGYKNTDGARARREANVAAIEDCSVALAGHRETYLANHDALDSLAAAVSAARVDDGARPTPAGTREEGCIHV, translated from the coding sequence ATGAGTGCCGGTGTCTTGGGTGTCGACTTCAGCGGGGCGAGCGCGGCGGGCGAGGCGCTCTGGGTGACCGAAGCCACACAGACCCCAGTCGGCGTACGCATCGAGGAGTGCTACCGAGCGGCCGATAGGTGGGGACGCGACCGCGGGGACGCCCACGCCGGACTGGTGGACCGAATCACGGCCGCCGACGTTCGCACGGTTGGGCTCGATTTCCCCTTCAGCCTGCCCCAGACGCTGCTCGACGCCCAGTGCGGTGGCGAGTGGAGCGGCTTTCTCTCGTGGGTCGCGAGCGAGGGCGGCCCGGCCGACCCGGCGGCGTTCTCGGACGCGTGTCGCCACACCGCCGAGATGATAGCCGGCAAACGTGATATCCGCCGCGAGACCGACGCCCGACGGGGCGCGCTCTGTCCCTACACCAACCGCGTCCGGAGCATGACCTACCACGGCGCCCGGGACGTGCTCGGGCGGCTCGCCGAGCGGGCGGACACTGCCGTCGTGCCGATGCAAGACGGGACCGGGGCGGCGACATCGGTCTGTGAGGTGTACCCGGCGGCGACCTTCGGCTGGCTCGGCGCCTACCGCGAGGGGTACAAGAACACGGACGGTGCACGGGCCCGCCGCGAGGCCAACGTCGCGGCCATCGAGGACTGCAGCGTCGCGCTGGCGGGCCACCGCGAGACGTATCTGGCGAACCACGACGCGCTGGACTCGCTGGCCGCGGCCGTCAGCGCGGCCCGGGTCGACGACGGCGCTCGGCCGACGCCGGCCGGCACCCGCGAAGAGGGCTGCATCCACGTCTGA